CCAGATAAACTCAAAGAAAGAAATGCTTGGTTATACGACCTTTAGTTTCTGAACCCGATTTCCAGGAACCCTAATCCCCAGATCTAAGGCACAGACAGAAGCTGTCAAGAAAAAAAACTACCTACCAAAGGTCCTATACCAAATGAAACTAGTATCATCAGTAATTGGATAACCAACATAAAAATGTCATATTTATCCTCCTGGAGATGGCATATATGTTCTACAAGTGTAGGCCTGTTTTGGCTGAGCAGAACCTTGCAGTCCATTTCACCTAGCAAACATTGCAATTAGATTGTGTCAATTTAACCTACGGTCATTCGATTTCAGGAGAAAATTACAAACAACAAAAAGTTAGCAACGCACAAAGCACCATTTTTAACAAGTACACAGAAGTatgattgtgtgtgtgtgtcttggAATCATATAATTTCGTTTGTGCTCATGCTATAACACTGCACAGATGTTCAAGCGATGCGCATTAGCGATTGTGCACTTACTAGTTCATGAGAATGGCCTTCCAACATTTTGGCATAGAAACATCTATTAATCAACAGTAAATTAGAAATTGAACAGCCTAAGAATTGAAAGTCTGAAGCCATCTCTTGGAGGATACTTCATTGACTGTTCACACTTtacaagaaaaataataaaacgcAGCCATCACTTGAAAATCATAACTATTGACAAGGTCATTCAAAGTCACAATAATTCTCAGGttaataaataatcaaatatatatataactggttaataatttatcatttattaaataaattattgacCTGGCACAACCCAATAAAGTAATAATTAACCATAATCTGCACCTATATACTATCAAAAGATTCGGAATTTAGAACAGGAATTACAAAGCTTGACTGAGGTATACCAATGGACAGAAAGGAGGCCAATGATCTCATCGGCGGCAACGTTGTAGCacatattcaatattttaaaggATGTTTCCCATGATAGTAACTTGCCAATAGCATAATAACTGAAGTTTCAACGGCACAGCCGCCTTTTCTTGATAGAAGAAATGGACGCAGAACTGTCCAATTTCTTATCCCATGACAAATCAAACTACCTATTCTTTCTCAAGTTCTTACATGAGCGCCACAATCTTGAGCAAATTTTAGCATTTCAATGTTAGTCAGCCTCGAAAATTCTATTTATAAGCTCTATCATCTTGTTCGCCAACTTGAACAATCAAAGCTTAAATGTGCAATCAATTTCATTTTCGTCACAATCCATTGAAGCATCAATAGTTATCTTTCTTCACACAAACTCATCAAATAAGAAAGACATTAACATAGCAAGTGCAGCAAACTTTGGACAATAGAAATTTATAATTACCTCAGGCACTGCTGCTCGGACCATCAGGTCCACTCTCGACCTTTCTAAGGGACGGCGGCAcatatatcttagctttcttaAGAATCTCAGCCACCACCCAATGCTTGCGCTTGCTAAGCGGCCTCGAAGGATCCAACCTCACCTGCAATTATATTAACAAACCGAAATAACTATTATCACATCCACACAATCATTCATCTCAATCAACGACTCAAATTGATAGCTGAAAACAATTGTGACTGCGTGAGAGTAGGAGAAACTAACACGATCGCCGATGTTGCATTGTTCTTGCTCGTCGTGTGCCATAAATTTGGAGGTGCGCTTCACGTATCGGTTGTAGAGCTTATGGTGGAAGAGCCGATCCACTGCTACCACCACCGATTTCTGCATTTTGTTTGAGACGACTATCCCCACCACCGGCTTCATTGTCGTTGAGATTCTCCCAATCTTCACCCCCTGCTAAACCCTTCGTGACCGGTGACACTGCTCAACCATACACTTGGGCATTTTTTTCTCCGATGTCATATCATTTTATGGGCCAACTCAATTGGGCTTCTAACTAAACATCGGGCCGTTCGACTGAAACGAGTGCGAGAGAGGCCCGAATTGAGCTGTTCGAATTTTTCGAGCTAATTGAGCTTCTAAGGGCACCCACATTGGTTGGTTAATGGGTGTTAATAACACCCATTAATTTTCGCCCATCAATGTGGGCACAAGAATTAATAATCTTGGCTGACATGGCAGCCAAGAAATTCATCAGAATGAACGGCGTTATTTcgaaatttgcgacggtttttcgtaAACCTTCGCaactttgcgacggtttttcgtaAACCGTCGCAAAGTGAAAAGCgtctgtttttttaaaaaaaggtcgCTATTTGCGAATGTTTTTTAACACCCGTCGCTatgtgcgacggtttttcaaaaaccgtcgctaattatcaCCAACGGCTATTTTCAAACGGCAAAATTATGCACCAACGGCTATATTCGAAATTACTCACTATATATACTAATCAATTTCTACAAATTCATCCCACAACATTTatcttttcatatttttaagCCAAATGGGTGACAATAGTCAGAACTCACAAAATCGACCTCGATTTGTTTCTACTACACAATATCCACCACAATTTCCAAATTGGCCGTTTGTTTCAAATTTCCAAGGTTATGAAAATCCTTCGAATCATCCAAATTACACCTCCCGAGCTCCGTATCCATCGCCTACACCTGAATATTGGCAAAGTATAGACAACTCAGATTTCATGCCGCCTTATTTTTATGGATTATATAATCCACAATCCATCAATATGCCAATCGAAAACGAGCCGCCAACTCCTATGTTTGTCCCAGAGACTCAGTTGTCCGACCGTAAAACACGAATTGATCTCGAAAATGTGCAAAATGCTGATGTAGATGTTGAGGGTACGAAGAAGCGAATAATATGGAAAAAGGAGGAAGACGAGCTACTAGCGAGATCGTATGTCACAATGAGTGATGACCCAGTCATCGGCAATGATCAGAAGGGGAATGATTTATGGAGACGTGTTGCGGACTACTACAATGACAATCGTCCCGTTGGTTCATCTCGGAGAGCTTTAAACGTGATTCGATCTCATTGGCACAATACCGTCCAAAAAAAGGTAAATCGCTTCAACGCAAATTATAATAGTGTTTACAATACTTATCGAAGCGGCCATAGTGATGAAGACATTGCGATTTGCATATGAAAAATATCGTGATGAAAATCATGGAGTTGCATTTAGTCTGGAGCATGTGTGGAGAATCATGAAAACACGTCCACTATTCACTCCACAGTCCGATGATAACTTGGTTGGTACAAAGAAAGCGAGAATCTCAGAGCGGGGCTAGCAACACCTCATCGAACAAAGATGCGTGTATTGATTTAGATATAAATGAAGAAGAGATTCGTCCAATTGGTCAAAAAGCCGCAAAAAGAAAAGGTAAAAACAAAGCAAAATCATCAATGGAGGATTTGACAACCAGATACGACAGTTTGTTCGAAAGTTTTACTCAGTATACAGACATAAAGAAGAACGAATCTGAATGGAAACAAAAAGAACTTGCAATAGAGGAGATGAAAGCAAAAGCGGCTTTGAACAAATCTGAAGCTAAAAAGAGCAAATATTTGCTTAAGGAATACGAAATCCTTTCGCAGGACACTTCACAAATGACGTCGGAGCAGCTTATAGTTCATGAACATCTGTGTGACCAAATTAGACAGAAATGAAATATGTAATTTTCGATTGATGTAATTCTCTTTTCAATTATCGTAATTCGTTTTCTTtgtattttgtgttttttttaaaagatagtgttgaataatattttaaataaaagagtcCAACTTTTTTTTCGtttcttaataatattttaatgaatattggaattaagttatttttaaaataataatactatttatttttagtaatatttgttgtaaaattttaaaaatattagaaagatattgaaatattaaaaataaaaaaaaatgagtaaGTGGACAGTGGGACTCATAAATAATGAAAGTTGAAATTAAATGAATGTGAGTGTGTGTTATTAATGGGGAAGTGTTAATGTAATGAATATGTGGCTCGTGGACCCCATCATTTTTGATGAGATGGAGAGTTATTAACATGGATTAATTCCGACGGATGCGGATGCCCTAACTAAACATTGGGCCGTTTGACTTAAACGAGCTTGGCTCGAATAGGTGCTCTATCGTCGTCGTAAACTAATCGAGTTAATTCGCGAATTTTTTGAGCCGACtcaaaaatatttgattcatatttgaatttatcgAACTCGAGTTGAATTCTAACATTTTTTCGAGCCAAACtcgaacaaaaaaaattataacgaGGAATCGTAAACATGTATAAAATGACACGAGTTCAAATCCTATCATCCTTAGATGATACTTTTTAATATTCAAAGGAGTAGTAACAAGGAATCGCAAACGTGTATAAAATGTCACTAGTTCAAATCCTGTCATCTTTACCTTTTACGACTCAAAGGAGTAGTAACGAGGAATCGCAAACACCTTCTTGCAAAGTATATTTAACATCTAATTACCAGACATTAGATTTACATTTTATGATTCTTTCATTTATTTActttataattaaaatactacAAGGAAAACAACACAGCTAAACGTTACAGCTGGCTTAGCGGGGATAAAGGCGGATAGGCAATCCCTTGGTAGGGATAGGTATTGGATTGACAACAATCTCCTCATCCGGGACAATTTTATCCCACCGGAATCTCGTGACAAGATGGTGCATGAAAACCAGGATTTCTAATCTTGCATACTCTTTACCGGGGCACATTCTTGGTCCTCCACCAAACGGAACAAATGTATATGGAGCTGGTCCATCTCCCTCGAATCGCGACGGGTCGAACTTCCGGGGATCCGGGAACGCATCCGGGTTTAAGTGGGTCGAGCTTGAACACCAATACAGCTGCATTAAATCATTAATTAATCGTGAATGAGATTGGTCGGTTTGTTtcattaatttcaaattttattaattgTAAATTACCTTCCAACCCTTGGGGATGGAGAATCCATTGTACATGAAATCAGACATGGCTTCTCTGAAAGCACCTTGGAGTGGTGGGGAGAGCCTTAGCACTTCACAAGCAACGTTCCATGAATATTTCATCTTTTGAATGTCATCCCAGTTCAACATCTCACCAGGACCTTTGGAATTTGCAATCTCAATTTGCTCTAACAACAACATTAATaatcaaaaaaataattagtatttttttgaaaaaagaaagaaatagtTATTTAGTTAATGATACTATTTATTAAGGAATATgtctattgtgagacggtctcacgaatctttatctatgagacagatcaaccctaccgattttcacaataaaaaataataattttagcataaaaagtaatattttttcatgaatgacccaaataagatatacgtctcacaaaatacaacccgtgatactatctcacataagtttttgtctttattaAGTGACATATGAAAATAGAGAAAACATTATTTAATCAGTTGTTTTAGTTATATACACAAATTGGTGGCCGTTGGTCATTAACAAATTTGCCGCATGCAAGAATGACCATCGGCATGTTTAAGCAAATATATACATTTTTAAAGAAGACATTCCATGTGCATGCACTTTCCAACCGTAAAATACGGTCAATTTTGACAAGTAATGAACATATAATTTACAtgaatattgaaaaaaaaaagtaatagaaatttttaaaagagGTAAAATTATGATAAGTTATTTTTGATAGGTCGGAAAATTTGATACCCTTGTAAACTCCTTGGTAGATTCGTGGCAACTCAGACAGATACTTCACCACGAACGTACACGCAGAGCTAGCAGTGTCATGCCCTCCAATCAGCAACCCCAGGATCTTATTCGCGACATCCATTTCATGCATGAATCCCCCATTCTCATCGCTTGTCAGAAGCATATGGGACAGAATATCTTGAGTAGGCAACGCTTTCCCTTCCGACAGATCGATTTTTCTTTGCTTGATGATGGAAACAAGCTCCTTCCTGAGGAACCTCGAAGCTTGCATGGCCTTGAAAAATTGTGTTCCAGGCAGTTCTATGGGCATAGATATCAAACCCGACACTAAAACATTGAAGGGCTCCGCGAATCTGTGTACATGGATTGGATCTTCGACGCTGATAAAGATTTTGCACGCTAGCAAGAAGGTATAGCTCTTTGTCAGAGGGAAGACGGTGACTTCTTGTTTGTTCTCCCATTTTTCTGCGAAGTGTCTCCGTGCCATGCGGTCCATTATGCCGATGTATAGTTGAAGGGCTTCTGCTTTGAGGACGTTTGTTAGGATTTTTCTCATTCTAATCGACTCTTTTTTGAAGGACGTTTGTGCTGAAGTTGGGAAGAGCTTATCTACTGAACTGGGCCACCATGATTGGACTAACTTGTTCTCGTTTGAGAACAGGAACTTGTTACCATTTGCGCCGCAGAAAACAACCACCTGTTCACCTAAGAGGTGGGTTCTGAAAACTGCGGATGAGAACTTTTTCAAACGATCGTAGATGAACTTTTCAGGGTGACCTTTCCAGCCTGTGGAGAGGAATTCGAAGCTTTCGCCGACGAATGGCCACCCGCTTCCACCCGGAGGTAGTGGTTCTCCACCGCCGCTGACGAAGGAGGAGTGCTTGTTTTTCAAGAAGAGGAGGTGGAGGAAGAGGAGAACTGACGATACGAAGAGGCAGAGGAGAAAGACGAACAATAACTCCATCAATGCATGCAGAGACTGTGTTTGTGTTTttcatcttttatttttatattagaaCTACTTCGGCAACCGACAACGCTTTGGTAATACGACTTCTATCTCTGTTAGGCCGTGCCTGAATCTAATTTTTTGTAATGaactattatttataatata
The Primulina eburnea isolate SZY01 chromosome 5, ASM2296580v1, whole genome shotgun sequence genome window above contains:
- the LOC140832356 gene encoding uncharacterized protein, which encodes MKPVVGIVVSNKMQKSVVVAVDRLFHHKLYNRYVKRTSKFMAHDEQEQCNIGDRVRLDPSRPLSKRKHWVVAEILKKAKIYVPPSLRKVESGPDGPSSSA
- the LOC140831881 gene encoding uncharacterized protein, whose amino-acid sequence is MGDNSQNSQNRPRFVSTTQYPPQFPNWPFVSNFQGYENPSNHPNYTSRAPYPSPTPEYWQSIDNSDFMPPYFYGLYNPQSINMPIENEPPTPMFVPETQLSDRKTRIDLENVQNADVDVEGTKKRIIWKKEEDELLARSYVTMSDDPVIGNDQKGNDLWRRVADYYNDNRPVGSSRRALNVIRSHWHNTVQKKVNRFNANYNSVYNTYRSGHSDEDIAICI
- the LOC140831607 gene encoding beta-amyrin 28-monooxygenase-like, with product MELLFVFLLCLFVSSVLLFLHLLFLKNKHSSFVSGGGEPLPPGGSGWPFVGESFEFLSTGWKGHPEKFIYDRLKKFSSAVFRTHLLGEQVVVFCGANGNKFLFSNENKLVQSWWPSSVDKLFPTSAQTSFKKESIRMRKILTNVLKAEALQLYIGIMDRMARRHFAEKWENKQEVTVFPLTKSYTFLLACKIFISVEDPIHVHRFAEPFNVLVSGLISMPIELPGTQFFKAMQASRFLRKELVSIIKQRKIDLSEGKALPTQDILSHMLLTSDENGGFMHEMDVANKILGLLIGGHDTASSACTFVVKYLSELPRIYQGVYKEQIEIANSKGPGEMLNWDDIQKMKYSWNVACEVLRLSPPLQGAFREAMSDFMYNGFSIPKGWKLYWCSSSTHLNPDAFPDPRKFDPSRFEGDGPAPYTFVPFGGGPRMCPGKEYARLEILVFMHHLVTRFRWDKIVPDEEIVVNPIPIPTKGLPIRLYPR